The proteins below are encoded in one region of Campylobacter helveticus:
- a CDS encoding type I restriction endonuclease subunit R translates to MRNYTEKDLESLIEAHLLNNGYIKRESKDYDKSLCMDKELFERFLQSTQAKALQELEKRNIKEQELLKRVASQIQNKGILKALQAHIEIMGVKLFLAYPKPNSNANPQALENYEKNIFSITRQLYYSERNTNSLDMVIFLNGLPLITMELKNPFTGQNVYNAIEQYKKDRDPRESIFKQSVVHFALDSDLIYMSTKLEGVGTRFLPFNRGLNNGSGAIGCECGGGNPAVKDKMKTSYFWEELLQKDNVLNLLFNFAQIVKKDKAEFVIFPRFHQFDVVRKLLKDVKEKGVGQRYLIQHSAGSGKSNSIAWLAHNLVSLHRKQNDEEKPVFDSILVVTDRKVLDRQIQENVKSFTQDKNLVESITDGSRQLKAAIEEGKKIIVTTIQKFPYIADEITHLQDKSFAIIIDEAHSSQSGKNAEEMGKAISNKDDKETSEMDLEEELIKIIKNKKFQKNASYFAFTATPKPKTLEMFGSACEINGEKKFIPFHLYSMKQAIEEGFILDVLKGYITYASYYKIVSKNDNREYDKKKANAKLRAYVTNHIATIERKATIMIEHFFQNIYKKIGGKAKAMVVTSSRENAVKYYLFFREYLQENYPEYQALVAFSGDKEIDGRSYSEAGLNGFSEAMLKDEFKKDKYRFLIVAEKYQTGFDEPLLHTMYVDKALEGISAVQTLSRLNRICKNKEDTCVLDFANTHEEIGKSFSTFYGQTYLKEPSDIEKIFTLKSNLFEYGIYTQYELDDFAKAILERQSEDKIHSKLDNMIKEYNAKSDDKKTEFYTKAKAYLREYSFLAQILPFNDIELEKLYILLKMLITKIAPPRTEDLVKGILNNVDLNSIRIILESKKDIELEEDKGGVKPSSADGSSKKEVELERLLNIVREFNTKFGSVDFGTNEKIAKELMDLKDDIAKEQTFRDSLGDEQNARRLFADIFKNQYLQFFKRNKDFFTQLDNKEEFKERVSNVIYEMIDEGYQYNAFKSF, encoded by the coding sequence ATGAGAAATTACACAGAAAAAGACTTAGAAAGCTTGATAGAAGCACATTTGCTAAATAATGGCTATATCAAAAGAGAAAGCAAAGATTATGATAAAAGCTTATGTATGGATAAAGAGCTATTTGAACGCTTTTTGCAATCAACTCAAGCAAAAGCCCTGCAAGAATTAGAAAAAAGAAATATAAAAGAGCAAGAGTTGCTAAAAAGAGTGGCTTCACAAATACAAAATAAAGGAATCTTAAAAGCCCTGCAAGCTCATATAGAAATAATGGGCGTTAAACTCTTTCTAGCCTACCCTAAGCCAAATTCAAATGCCAATCCACAAGCCCTAGAAAATTATGAGAAAAATATCTTTTCTATCACGCGTCAGCTTTATTATAGTGAGAGAAATACCAACTCTTTAGATATGGTGATTTTCTTAAATGGACTACCCCTTATCACTATGGAGCTTAAGAACCCTTTCACAGGTCAAAATGTCTATAATGCCATAGAACAATACAAAAAAGATAGAGACCCTAGAGAGAGTATATTTAAGCAAAGTGTGGTGCATTTTGCCCTAGATAGTGATTTAATTTATATGAGCACAAAGCTAGAGGGAGTGGGGACGAGATTCTTACCCTTTAACCGTGGGCTAAATAATGGCAGTGGGGCGATAGGGTGTGAATGTGGTGGAGGCAATCCAGCGGTAAAAGATAAGATGAAAACGAGCTATTTTTGGGAAGAGCTTTTGCAAAAAGATAATGTGCTGAATCTGCTTTTTAACTTCGCACAAATTGTGAAAAAAGATAAGGCGGAATTTGTGATATTCCCTAGATTTCATCAATTTGATGTCGTCCGTAAGCTTTTAAAAGATGTAAAAGAAAAGGGCGTGGGACAAAGGTATCTCATACAACATAGTGCAGGAAGTGGGAAAAGCAACTCAATAGCGTGGCTAGCCCATAATCTAGTAAGCTTACATAGAAAGCAAAATGATGAAGAAAAACCTGTCTTTGATAGCATTCTAGTCGTAACGGATAGAAAAGTGCTAGATAGACAAATACAAGAAAATGTCAAGTCTTTCACACAAGATAAAAACCTTGTAGAATCTATCACAGATGGAAGCAGACAGCTAAAAGCCGCCATAGAAGAGGGTAAAAAAATCATCGTTACAACCATACAAAAATTCCCCTATATCGCTGATGAAATCACGCATTTACAAGATAAAAGCTTTGCTATTATCATCGATGAAGCACATTCAAGCCAAAGTGGCAAAAACGCAGAAGAAATGGGAAAAGCCATAAGCAATAAAGATGATAAAGAAACGAGCGAAATGGACTTAGAAGAAGAGCTGATAAAAATCATCAAAAATAAGAAATTTCAAAAAAATGCAAGTTATTTTGCTTTCACTGCTACGCCTAAGCCAAAAACGCTAGAAATGTTTGGAAGTGCTTGTGAGATAAATGGGGAGAAAAAATTTATCCCCTTTCATCTTTACTCTATGAAACAAGCCATAGAAGAGGGCTTTATCCTTGATGTGTTAAAGGGCTATATCACTTATGCAAGTTATTATAAAATCGTATCTAAAAATGATAATAGGGAATACGATAAGAAAAAGGCAAATGCAAAATTAAGAGCTTATGTAACAAATCATATCGCAACGATTGAGAGAAAAGCAACAATAATGATAGAGCATTTTTTTCAAAATATTTATAAAAAAATCGGTGGCAAGGCAAAGGCAATGGTCGTTACAAGCTCTAGGGAAAATGCGGTTAAATATTATCTTTTCTTTAGGGAGTATTTGCAAGAGAATTACCCAGAGTATCAAGCCTTAGTGGCATTTTCAGGGGATAAGGAAATAGATGGGAGGAGTTATAGCGAAGCGGGGCTTAATGGCTTTAGTGAAGCTATGCTAAAAGATGAATTTAAAAAGGATAAGTATCGCTTTTTAATTGTCGCAGAGAAGTATCAAACAGGCTTTGATGAGCCGCTTTTACATACAATGTATGTGGATAAAGCCTTAGAGGGCATAAGTGCGGTGCAAACACTCTCACGCCTGAATAGAATCTGCAAAAATAAAGAGGATACTTGTGTGCTAGACTTTGCAAACACGCACGAGGAGATTGGCAAATCTTTTAGCACTTTTTATGGGCAAACTTATCTTAAAGAGCCAAGCGATATTGAAAAGATTTTCACACTTAAAAGCAATCTTTTTGAGTATGGAATTTATACGCAATATGAGCTAGATGACTTTGCAAAAGCTATTTTAGAAAGGCAAAGCGAGGATAAAATCCACTCTAAACTTGATAATATGATAAAAGAATATAACGCAAAAAGCGATGATAAAAAGACAGAGTTTTACACAAAGGCAAAGGCGTATTTGAGAGAATATTCCTTTCTCGCACAGATTCTTCCCTTTAATGATATAGAACTTGAAAAGCTATATATCTTGCTAAAAATGCTTATCACAAAGATAGCCCCACCACGCACAGAGGACTTAGTAAAGGGGATATTAAATAATGTAGATTTAAATAGCATACGCATAATACTTGAGAGCAAAAAGGATATAGAGCTAGAGGAGGATAAAGGCGGGGTTAAACCATCAAGTGCTGATGGCTCTAGCAAGAAAGAAGTAGAGCTTGAACGCTTATTAAACATCGTTAGGGAATTTAACACTAAATTTGGTAGCGTGGATTTTGGGACAAATGAAAAGATAGCAAAAGAACTTATGGATTTAAAAGATGATATTGCAAAGGAGCAGACTTTTAGGGATTCTCTAGGCGATGAGCAAAATGCACGCAGGTTATTTGCGGATATTTTTAAAAATCAATATTTACAATTTTTTAAGAGAAACAAGGATTTTTTTACACAGCTTGATAATAAAGAAGAATTTAAAGAAAGAGTTTCTAATGTGATATATGAGATGATTGATGAGGGTTATCAATATAATGCTTTTAAAAGTTTTTAA
- a CDS encoding DUF1882 domain-containing protein, producing MISTMDMSLIKMISDHYYIKRDRIVSKCEHRGRYFFNKFERVDAPLNANVLREHASKKIVVAHDLITKDNKVENIVFDYNGFNAERFWHRAQLILREEGFINFTAYKTKTPGHLHLYIHKGHTALNEGYSLASKLSMMFASKMPVEWKVFPSMDMPRDFNILVVPYEVYQKERGSSWSKHM from the coding sequence TTGATTTCTACTATGGATATGTCGCTTATAAAGATGATAAGCGACCATTATTATATTAAACGAGATAGGATAGTAAGCAAATGTGAGCATAGAGGTAGATATTTCTTCAATAAATTTGAAAGAGTTGATGCACCTTTAAATGCAAATGTTTTAAGAGAACACGCTAGTAAAAAAATTGTAGTAGCTCACGACCTTATCACGAAAGATAATAAGGTCGAAAATATCGTCTTTGATTATAATGGCTTTAACGCCGAAAGATTTTGGCATAGAGCGCAACTCATCTTGCGTGAGGAGGGCTTCATTAACTTTACAGCCTATAAAACCAAAACTCCCGGACATCTACATCTTTATATCCATAAAGGACATACGGCTTTGAATGAAGGATATTCTCTAGCTTCTAAACTTTCTATGATGTTTGCTAGTAAAATGCCTGTGGAATGGAAAGTTTTTCCAAGTATGGATATGCCAAGGGATTTTAACATTTTAGTGGTGCCTTACGAGGTTTATCAAAAAGAACGCGGTAGCTCGTGGTCTAAACATATGTAA
- a CDS encoding Fur family transcriptional regulator: MLMENLEYDVLLEKFKKTLREGGLKYTKQREILLKTLYHSDMHYTPESLYMEIKQAEPNSNVGIATVYRTLNLLEEAEMVTSISFGSAGKKYELANKPHHDHMICKVCGKIIEFENPIIERQQSLIANEHRFKLTGHLMQLYGICSDCNYKTKVKI; encoded by the coding sequence ATGTTAATGGAAAATTTAGAATACGATGTTTTGCTTGAAAAATTTAAGAAAACTTTACGCGAGGGCGGACTTAAATACACGAAACAAAGAGAAATTTTGCTAAAAACGCTCTATCATAGCGATATGCACTATACTCCAGAGAGCTTATATATGGAGATAAAACAAGCAGAGCCCAATTCTAATGTCGGCATAGCCACGGTTTATAGGACACTCAATTTGCTAGAGGAAGCCGAAATGGTAACCTCAATATCTTTTGGTTCCGCCGGTAAAAAATACGAACTTGCCAATAAACCCCACCACGACCATATGATTTGCAAGGTTTGCGGAAAAATTATAGAATTTGAAAATCCCATTATAGAAAGACAGCAGTCTCTAATAGCTAACGAGCATCGTTTTAAACTTACGGGACATTTAATGCAGCTTTATGGAATTTGCAGCGATTGTAATTATAAAACAAAGGTAAAAATATAA
- a CDS encoding serine hydroxymethyltransferase: protein MSLEQFDEEIYQLTNAELKRQCDGLEMIASENFTLPEVMEVMGSILTNKYAEGYPGKRYYGGCEIVDEIENIAIERCKKLFNCAFANVQPNSGSQANQGVYAALLNAGDRILGMDLSHGGHLTHGAKVSSSGKMYESFFYGVELDGRINYEKVREIAHIVKPKLIVCGASAYARIIDFAKFREIADEVGAYLFADIAHIAGLVVAGEHPSPFPHAHIVSSTTHKTLRGPRGGIIMSNDEEIAKKINSAIFPGIQGGPLMHVIAAKAVGFKFNLSAEWKDYAKQVVQNAKVLAKILMERNFKLVSDGTDNHLVLMSFLDREFSGKDADLALGNAGITANKNTVPGEVRSPFVTSGLRLGTPALTARGFKEKEIEMVAHCIANILDDINNTNLQISTKKELENLASNFIIYPKAMF from the coding sequence ATGAGTTTAGAACAATTTGATGAAGAAATTTATCAACTCACCAATGCAGAATTAAAGCGTCAATGTGATGGGCTAGAAATGATAGCAAGTGAGAATTTTACTCTACCTGAAGTGATGGAAGTGATGGGTAGCATTTTGACAAATAAATATGCTGAGGGCTACCCTGGCAAAAGATATTATGGAGGCTGTGAAATAGTCGATGAAATAGAAAATATCGCAATAGAAAGATGTAAAAAACTCTTTAATTGTGCTTTTGCTAATGTTCAGCCTAATTCAGGCTCTCAAGCTAATCAGGGTGTTTATGCCGCTTTGCTTAACGCAGGTGATAGAATTTTGGGTATGGACTTAAGCCACGGAGGACACCTGACGCACGGAGCTAAGGTAAGTAGTTCTGGTAAAATGTATGAAAGCTTTTTTTACGGCGTTGAACTTGATGGGCGTATTAATTATGAGAAAGTAAGAGAAATTGCTCATATCGTTAAGCCTAAACTTATCGTCTGCGGGGCAAGTGCGTATGCTAGGATTATTGACTTTGCAAAATTTAGAGAAATAGCTGATGAAGTTGGTGCTTATCTTTTTGCAGATATTGCACATATCGCAGGACTTGTCGTAGCAGGTGAACATCCTAGTCCTTTTCCTCACGCTCACATTGTAAGCTCAACCACACATAAAACTTTAAGAGGACCTAGAGGTGGGATTATTATGAGTAACGATGAAGAAATAGCAAAAAAAATCAACTCAGCTATTTTTCCCGGAATTCAAGGAGGTCCCCTAATGCATGTCATCGCCGCTAAGGCAGTAGGCTTTAAATTTAACCTAAGTGCCGAGTGGAAAGACTATGCTAAACAAGTCGTGCAAAATGCTAAAGTTTTAGCTAAGATTTTAATGGAAAGAAATTTTAAACTTGTTAGCGATGGCACAGATAATCATCTTGTTTTAATGAGCTTTTTGGATAGAGAATTTAGTGGAAAAGATGCAGACTTGGCTCTAGGAAATGCTGGTATCACTGCTAATAAAAATACCGTTCCCGGTGAAGTGCGTAGTCCTTTTGTAACGAGTGGATTAAGACTTGGCACACCAGCACTTACCGCGAGAGGTTTTAAGGAAAAAGAAATTGAAATGGTGGCACATTGCATTGCAAATATTTTAGATGATATCAACAATACAAATTTGCAAATAAGCACAAAAAAAGAGCTTGAAAACCTTGCGAGTAATTTCATCATTTATCCAAAGGCTATGTTTTGA
- the gatC gene encoding Asp-tRNA(Asn)/Glu-tRNA(Gln) amidotransferase subunit GatC yields the protein MQIDEKLLNKLEKLSALKISEEKRQSVINELSEIVNFVDRLNTLDLSQNQATISTLKGGTPLRVDKEKTAEVIENVLKNSPSHEGRFFSVPKIIE from the coding sequence ATGCAAATCGATGAAAAACTTCTTAATAAACTTGAAAAACTTAGCGCCTTGAAAATTAGCGAGGAAAAAAGACAGAGCGTTATAAATGAATTAAGCGAAATAGTCAATTTTGTCGATAGGTTAAACACTTTGGATTTAAGTCAAAACCAAGCCACAATAAGCACACTAAAAGGTGGAACACCCCTAAGAGTTGATAAAGAAAAAACTGCCGAAGTTATAGAAAATGTGCTAAAAAATTCACCAAGCCACGAAGGAAGATTTTTCTCCGTGCCAAAAATTATAGAGTGA
- the lysS gene encoding lysine--tRNA ligase, with amino-acid sequence MFDSVLEQQRLAKATELKVAGINPYPHFLQKELSIKEFKDKFAYVAQKEEKRDESVLVSVAGRLKLLRVAGKSIFANIEDESENIQIYFSKDSLGEDKFNLFKKNLEVGDIILAKGYPFLTKMGEFSLHISELILATKSIVPLPEKYHGLVDIEQRYRKRYVDMIMNANVRKDFLTRSKIVSIIRHFFEEKGFLEVETPMMHPIAGGANAKPFVTFHNALGVERFLRIAPELHLKRLIVGGFEAVFEINRCFRNEGMDLTHNPEFTTIEFYWAYHNYEDLMDLTEELFALLLEKLNLKTKIEFDDKIIDFSKPFERITYKEALQKYGNLSKDLIESKEQILNKLKSDGFEANEKLDLGHLQAELFDNYVEDKLINPTFIVDFPISISPLSRRNEKDENIAERFELFIAGKEIANGFNELNDPLDQYERFLKQIEAKNAGDEEACEMDEDFVNALGYGMAPTAGEGIGIDRLVMLLTGKKSIRDVILFPAMRPLKLELKEDKK; translated from the coding sequence ATGTTTGATAGTGTTTTAGAACAACAAAGATTAGCCAAAGCGACAGAACTTAAAGTAGCTGGGATTAACCCCTATCCCCATTTCTTGCAAAAGGAACTAAGCATCAAAGAATTTAAGGATAAATTCGCCTATGTTGCCCAAAAAGAAGAAAAAAGAGATGAAAGTGTCCTTGTAAGCGTAGCTGGACGACTGAAGCTTTTAAGAGTGGCGGGAAAGTCTATATTTGCAAATATAGAAGATGAAAGCGAAAATATACAAATTTACTTTTCAAAAGATAGTTTGGGAGAAGATAAATTTAATCTTTTTAAGAAAAATTTAGAAGTGGGCGATATCATCTTAGCTAAAGGCTACCCTTTCTTGACAAAAATGGGAGAATTTAGTCTGCATATAAGCGAATTAATCCTTGCGACAAAAAGCATTGTGCCTTTACCGGAAAAATATCACGGATTAGTAGATATAGAGCAAAGATATCGTAAGCGTTATGTGGATATGATTATGAATGCAAATGTTAGAAAAGACTTTTTAACGCGTTCTAAAATCGTCAGTATTATTAGGCATTTTTTTGAAGAAAAAGGATTTTTAGAAGTCGAAACTCCTATGATGCACCCAATCGCAGGTGGCGCAAATGCTAAGCCTTTTGTTACCTTTCATAATGCACTAGGGGTTGAAAGATTTTTAAGAATAGCTCCTGAACTTCATTTAAAAAGATTAATTGTTGGAGGGTTTGAAGCTGTTTTTGAAATCAATCGTTGTTTTAGAAATGAAGGAATGGATTTGACACATAATCCTGAATTTACTACAATTGAGTTTTACTGGGCGTATCATAACTATGAAGATTTAATGGATTTAACAGAAGAGCTTTTTGCCCTACTTTTAGAAAAATTAAACCTAAAAACAAAGATAGAATTTGATGATAAAATTATCGATTTTTCTAAACCTTTTGAAAGGATTACTTACAAAGAAGCTTTGCAAAAATATGGAAATTTGAGTAAGGATTTAATAGAAAGCAAAGAACAAATTTTAAATAAACTTAAAAGCGATGGTTTTGAAGCAAATGAAAAATTAGATTTAGGACATTTACAAGCGGAGCTTTTTGATAATTATGTTGAGGATAAATTAATTAATCCTACTTTCATTGTAGATTTTCCTATATCTATAAGCCCTCTTTCAAGACGCAACGAAAAAGATGAAAATATAGCGGAACGCTTTGAACTTTTTATAGCGGGAAAAGAAATCGCCAATGGCTTTAATGAGCTAAACGACCCGCTCGACCAATATGAAAGATTTTTAAAACAAATCGAAGCTAAAAATGCCGGAGATGAAGAGGCTTGCGAGATGGATGAGGACTTTGTCAATGCGCTAGGTTATGGTATGGCACCAACTGCTGGTGAGGGTATAGGCATAGATAGGCTTGTAATGCTTTTGACTGGGAAAAAATCAATTCGCGATGTAATTTTATTTCCAGCGATGCGTCCATTAAAATTAGAACTTAAGGAGGATAAAAAATGA
- a CDS encoding SPOR domain-containing protein: MENNKNEFDDIILEKSNKNEKIKKILLRVIALVILFLVVMIVMKLINSDENTEQLTPPSEPVATETPREQDNNGFENMPITENNNPEDQFDLLRKQLQNEENNESSQTQTEPIVNTETQTPLPPQTQEPVVEQTPPPPSKQETNKPKQEVVKPKAEPTKSNVVKESPKKETNPKDLFKNVEAVPTHSSGLAMGMYVQIFSVSNLDQKSKELANVKAKGYDYKLFKTTVNGKEITKVLIGPFEKDKIANELAKIRQEIAKDAFSFTLK; encoded by the coding sequence ATGGAAAACAATAAAAACGAATTTGATGACATCATCTTAGAAAAAAGCAACAAAAACGAGAAGATTAAAAAAATTCTTCTTAGAGTCATTGCCCTTGTGATACTCTTTTTAGTGGTAATGATAGTTATGAAACTCATCAACAGCGATGAAAATACAGAGCAACTAACTCCGCCAAGTGAGCCTGTGGCAACAGAAACGCCGAGAGAGCAAGATAATAATGGCTTTGAAAATATGCCTATTACGGAAAATAATAATCCAGAAGACCAGTTTGACCTTTTAAGAAAACAACTTCAAAATGAAGAAAATAATGAAAGCTCTCAAACCCAAACAGAACCTATCGTAAATACAGAAACACAAACACCTCTCCCACCACAGACACAAGAACCTGTAGTAGAGCAAACGCCTCCACCACCTTCCAAACAAGAAACCAATAAACCAAAGCAAGAAGTTGTCAAACCAAAAGCGGAACCTACAAAGTCAAATGTCGTAAAAGAAAGCCCTAAGAAAGAAACAAATCCTAAAGATTTGTTTAAAAATGTAGAAGCCGTCCCAACGCACTCAAGCGGACTTGCTATGGGTATGTATGTGCAAATCTTTTCTGTTAGCAATCTGGACCAAAAATCTAAAGAACTTGCCAATGTGAAAGCTAAAGGATATGATTATAAACTCTTTAAAACGACGGTTAATGGTAAGGAAATCACTAAGGTTTTAATCGGTCCTTTTGAGAAAGATAAAATTGCAAATGAGCTTGCAAAAATTCGCCAAGAAATAGCAAAAGATGCCTTTTCTTTCACGCTAAAATGA
- a CDS encoding CvpA family protein, with protein MNFYWFDAFIIGFTLLLGLKGILNGLFKEIFGLLGIVGGVFIASKYANDGASFIQNTFYKIENESLASFAGFLAILVIFWIVCLLLGNFLAKLIKLSGLGFLDKIGGFLFGGAKVFLIFAILVFCVARIDFLNDKLENFAKDSYTLNLLKDTGAFIMNQPLAEQSLKETEQNLKENLENISNETQGQ; from the coding sequence ATGAATTTTTATTGGTTTGATGCTTTCATTATAGGATTTACTTTGTTACTAGGACTTAAAGGAATTCTAAATGGATTATTTAAGGAAATTTTTGGACTTTTGGGCATAGTGGGTGGAGTTTTTATCGCTTCAAAATACGCTAATGACGGTGCTTCTTTTATACAAAATACTTTTTATAAAATTGAGAACGAATCTCTAGCCTCTTTCGCCGGTTTTTTGGCGATTTTAGTCATTTTTTGGATTGTTTGTTTGCTACTTGGAAATTTTTTAGCCAAACTCATCAAACTTAGCGGTTTGGGCTTTTTAGATAAAATAGGTGGTTTTTTATTTGGCGGCGCTAAAGTTTTTTTGATTTTTGCCATCTTAGTTTTTTGTGTCGCTAGGATAGATTTTTTAAATGATAAGTTGGAAAATTTTGCTAAAGATAGCTACACCTTAAATTTGCTGAAAGACACAGGTGCTTTTATAATGAATCAACCTTTAGCAGAGCAAAGCTTAAAAGAAACGGAACAAAACTTGAAAGAAAATTTAGAAAACATCTCTAATGAAACTCAAGGACAATAG
- the murC gene encoding UDP-N-acetylmuramate--L-alanine ligase: MMRKIHFIGIGGIGISALARFLKEKGYEISGSDLKPSKITKELESEGVRVFIPHSEENVCGKDLVIYSAAIKEENKEFKHAKKLGIKCLSRKEALPLILQDKKVFAVAGAHGKSTTSSILASLLNDTSVIIGAVLKEFGSNMIYKESERLVFEADESDSSFLNSNPYLAIVTNAEAEHLEHYNNELSKLHKAYTNFLDGAKIRVINAEDEFLKNYKGEALRLYPSVDIRNISMQIEDYKPLTRFEFKDLGQFSVFGMGYHLAIDAALAIMAALEFESLEQVRLRLRNYQGIKKRFDILYADKDLAIIDDYGHHPTEIKATLKAAKEYAKLAGYSKLTAIFEPHRYTRLAANLEAFKEAFEGVDTLVILPVYAAGEDEIKLDLRTHFPKALFIDDIKREGKFLVANKGELFDEGLIIGFGAGDISVKLRAN, encoded by the coding sequence ATGATGCGTAAAATTCATTTTATAGGTATAGGCGGCATAGGAATTTCTGCTTTGGCTAGATTTTTAAAAGAAAAGGGCTATGAGATTAGCGGGAGCGATTTAAAGCCTAGTAAAATCACAAAAGAGCTTGAAAGCGAGGGTGTGAGAGTATTTATCCCGCATAGTGAAGAAAATGTGTGTGGTAAGGATTTAGTTATTTATTCTGCGGCGATTAAGGAGGAAAATAAAGAATTTAAACACGCAAAAAAATTAGGAATCAAATGTCTTTCGAGAAAAGAGGCGTTGCCTTTGATTTTGCAAGATAAAAAGGTTTTTGCTGTGGCTGGAGCACACGGCAAAAGCACGACTTCTAGTATTTTGGCTTCATTGCTAAATGATACGAGTGTGATTATCGGGGCGGTGCTTAAGGAATTTGGTTCAAATATGATTTATAAAGAAAGCGAAAGACTTGTTTTTGAAGCTGATGAAAGCGATAGTTCTTTTTTAAATTCTAATCCTTACTTAGCCATAGTTACAAATGCAGAAGCTGAGCATTTGGAGCATTATAATAATGAGCTTTCGAAACTTCATAAAGCTTATACGAACTTTTTAGATGGAGCAAAAATTAGAGTCATTAACGCTGAAGATGAATTTTTGAAAAATTATAAAGGCGAAGCGTTAAGGCTTTATCCTAGCGTGGATATTAGAAATATTTCTATGCAAATTGAAGATTATAAGCCACTTACGCGTTTTGAATTTAAAGATTTGGGGCAATTTAGTGTTTTTGGTATGGGTTATCATTTGGCTATTGATGCGGCTTTGGCGATAATGGCAGCTTTGGAATTTGAGAGTTTGGAGCAAGTGCGTTTAAGGCTTAGAAATTATCAAGGTATCAAAAAGCGTTTTGATATTTTATATGCAGATAAAGATTTGGCGATTATTGATGATTATGGGCATCATCCAACGGAGATTAAGGCAACTTTAAAGGCGGCGAAAGAATATGCAAAATTGGCGGGTTACTCTAAACTTACGGCTATTTTTGAGCCTCATCGTTATACGCGTTTGGCGGCAAATTTGGAAGCTTTTAAAGAGGCTTTTGAGGGTGTTGATACTCTTGTTATTTTGCCTGTGTATGCGGCTGGAGAAGATGAGATTAAGCTTGATTTAAGGACACATTTTCCTAAGGCTTTGTTTATAGATGATATTAAAAGAGAGGGTAAATTTTTAGTGGCAAATAAAGGAGAACTTTTTGACGAGGGGCTTATTATAGGCTTTGGTGCGGGAGATATTAGTGTAAAATTGAGAGCTAATTAG
- a CDS encoding shikimate dehydrogenase, translated as MKFFCVIGDPISHSKSPRIHNNAIKHLGLNGIYSRFHLKDKDKLKESLFKLKLNGANITLPFKEEAVKIADFKDELTLQIGSANTLILKNHKIHAYNTDAPGFLKAIEEFKNIKKALILGAGGTTRAIAYALKQRNIHCTIANRSERNFSHFKDFKCTLYEDLKDFEFDIIINSTSAGLNDDNLPCNVDLLKKIKTKYAFEVIYGKKTPFIKFCEENNIKYKDGLSMLLWQGVFAFELFFELENKQKQIQKAMLEALNLS; from the coding sequence ATGAAATTTTTTTGTGTCATAGGAGACCCGATTTCTCATTCTAAATCTCCTAGAATTCACAACAATGCCATTAAGCACCTAGGACTTAATGGCATTTACTCCCGCTTTCATCTTAAAGACAAAGATAAATTAAAAGAAAGTTTATTTAAGCTTAAACTAAATGGTGCAAACATCACTCTGCCTTTCAAAGAAGAGGCTGTTAAAATAGCGGATTTTAAAGATGAATTAACACTTCAAATCGGTTCAGCCAATACTCTTATCTTAAAAAATCACAAAATCCACGCTTACAATACGGACGCCCCCGGTTTTTTAAAAGCTATAGAAGAATTTAAAAATATCAAAAAAGCCTTAATTCTTGGTGCTGGAGGCACAACTAGGGCTATCGCATATGCGCTAAAACAAAGAAATATCCACTGCACTATCGCCAATAGAAGCGAAAGGAATTTCTCCCATTTTAAAGACTTTAAATGCACACTTTATGAAGATTTAAAAGATTTTGAGTTTGATATTATTATTAATAGCACCTCAGCTGGTTTAAATGATGATAATTTACCCTGCAATGTAGATTTGTTAAAAAAAATTAAAACAAAATATGCCTTTGAGGTCATTTATGGTAAAAAAACGCCCTTTATTAAATTTTGTGAAGAAAACAATATAAAATACAAAGATGGACTTTCTATGCTTTTGTGGCAGGGCGTTTTTGCCTTTGAACTTTTTTTTGAACTAGAAAATAAACAAAAGCAAATTCAAAAAGCAATGTTAGAGGCTCTAAATTTAAGCTAA